A single region of the Leptothrix cholodnii SP-6 genome encodes:
- a CDS encoding ABC transporter ATP-binding protein — translation MSRIDFKQICKRYGPGLPLTINNANITIDKGEFCVFVGPSGCGKSTLLRMVAGLEDITSGDMSIGGTRVNDLPPAKRGVAMVFQSYALYPHMTVAENMAFGLRVMGSDKAEIDRKVKKAGDILQLGPLMDRLPKALSGGQRQRVAIGRAIVKEPDVFLFDEPLSNLDAALRVQTRLEIAKLHHDIGTASMIYVTHDQVEAMTLADKIVLLRAGADVQTKGSVAQFGTPMDLYHRPQNLFVAEFIGSPKMNILPGRIVRVEADHAVVEVHGEQITAAVNARGAKAGDKVSLGIRPEHLLTGDEGPGCALHVTVRQLERLGESSMLYLDVAPDAPMATLRIEGYASQSAGDRVTLRLRPEQCHLFDANGEAFARTVQLPA, via the coding sequence ATGTCACGCATCGACTTCAAACAAATCTGCAAGCGCTATGGCCCGGGTCTGCCGCTGACGATCAACAACGCCAACATCACGATCGACAAGGGCGAGTTCTGCGTCTTCGTCGGGCCGTCGGGCTGCGGCAAGTCGACGCTGCTGCGCATGGTGGCCGGTCTGGAAGACATCACGTCCGGCGACATGTCGATCGGCGGCACGCGGGTCAACGACCTGCCGCCGGCCAAGCGCGGCGTGGCGATGGTGTTCCAGAGCTACGCGCTCTACCCGCACATGACGGTGGCCGAGAACATGGCCTTCGGCCTGCGCGTGATGGGCTCGGACAAGGCCGAGATCGACCGCAAGGTCAAGAAGGCCGGCGACATCCTGCAGCTCGGCCCCTTGATGGACCGCCTGCCCAAGGCGTTGTCGGGCGGCCAGCGCCAGCGGGTGGCGATCGGCCGCGCGATCGTCAAGGAGCCCGACGTGTTCCTGTTCGACGAGCCGCTGTCGAACCTGGATGCCGCGCTGCGCGTGCAGACCCGCCTCGAGATCGCCAAGCTGCACCACGACATCGGCACCGCCAGCATGATCTACGTGACGCACGACCAGGTCGAGGCGATGACGCTGGCCGACAAGATCGTGCTGCTGCGCGCCGGCGCCGACGTGCAGACCAAGGGCAGCGTGGCCCAGTTCGGCACGCCGATGGACCTCTACCACCGGCCGCAGAACCTGTTCGTGGCCGAGTTCATCGGCAGCCCGAAGATGAACATCCTGCCCGGGCGCATCGTGCGTGTCGAAGCCGACCATGCGGTGGTCGAGGTGCACGGCGAGCAGATCACCGCGGCCGTCAATGCGCGCGGCGCCAAGGCCGGCGACAAGGTGTCGCTGGGCATCCGCCCCGAACACCTGCTGACCGGCGACGAAGGACCGGGTTGTGCCTTGCACGTCACGGTGCGCCAGCTCGAGCGGCTGGGCGAGTCGTCGATGCTCTACCTCGACGTCGCGCCCGATGCGCCGATGGCGACGCTGCGGATCGAGGGTTATGCCTCGCAATCGGCCGGTGACCGCGTCACGCTGCGCCTGCGCCCCGAGCAGTGCCATCTGTTCGACGCCAACGGCGAGGCTTTTGCCCGCACGGTCCAGCTGCCGGCCTGA
- a CDS encoding alpha-glucosidase family protein, translating into MSSSIQPKAPNSGWWRSGVIYQVYPRSYQDSNGDGIGDLPGITRRLDHIARLGADAVWLSPIFKSPMKDFGYDVSDYNDIDPMFGTLSDFRVLVDRAHELGLKVIIDQVLSHSSDQHPWFVESRSSRDNPKADWYVWADARDDGNPPNNWLSVFGGSSWQWDTRRKQYYLHNFLASQPDLNFHNPQVQDALLASVKAWLEFGVDGYRLDAINFCFHDAQLRSNPGTGEPDGSNPTVSASNPYAWQQHLYDRSRPDALGFLQRLRALTDQYPDTMMVGEIGDESGMLMVAQYSSGGDKLHMGYCFDLLADRCDAPYVHGVVDKFERVAATADQGWACWALSNHDCKRLATRWGGPNPHPNLLRLAPALQLSLRGASCIYQGDELGLPEAEVAYEDLQDPYGITMWPEFKGRDGCRTPFPWDSSAPDLGFAGVADHAKPWLPVSESHRTLAVNAQESDPSALLHHYRHLLGWRRGQAALMKGDLTLLPIDDQVLAYVRSHGGERLLCAFNLSATPATLDLSAGETIAEVLHDSGARGAAVQGRRVSFEPYGVLFARLA; encoded by the coding sequence ATGAGCAGTTCAATCCAACCCAAGGCGCCCAACAGCGGCTGGTGGCGCAGCGGCGTGATCTATCAGGTCTACCCGCGCAGCTATCAGGACAGCAACGGCGACGGCATCGGCGACCTGCCCGGCATCACGCGCCGGCTCGACCACATCGCGCGGCTCGGTGCCGATGCGGTGTGGCTGTCGCCAATCTTCAAGAGCCCGATGAAGGACTTCGGCTACGACGTCAGCGACTACAACGACATCGACCCGATGTTCGGCACGCTTTCCGACTTCCGCGTGCTGGTCGACCGTGCGCACGAGCTGGGCCTGAAGGTCATCATCGACCAGGTGCTCTCGCACAGTAGCGACCAGCACCCGTGGTTCGTCGAGAGCCGCAGCAGTCGCGACAACCCGAAGGCCGACTGGTACGTGTGGGCCGACGCCCGCGACGACGGCAACCCGCCCAACAACTGGCTGAGCGTCTTCGGCGGCAGCTCGTGGCAGTGGGACACGCGGCGCAAGCAGTACTACCTGCACAACTTCCTGGCCAGTCAGCCCGATCTCAACTTCCACAACCCGCAGGTGCAGGACGCGCTGCTCGCCTCGGTCAAGGCCTGGCTCGAGTTCGGTGTCGACGGCTACCGGCTCGACGCCATCAACTTCTGCTTCCACGACGCGCAGCTGCGCAGCAACCCCGGCACCGGCGAGCCCGACGGCAGCAACCCGACGGTGTCGGCGAGCAACCCCTACGCCTGGCAGCAGCACCTGTACGACCGCAGCCGGCCCGATGCATTGGGCTTTCTGCAGCGCCTGCGCGCACTGACCGACCAGTACCCCGACACCATGATGGTCGGCGAGATCGGCGACGAGTCGGGCATGCTGATGGTGGCGCAGTACAGCAGTGGTGGCGACAAGCTGCACATGGGCTATTGCTTCGACCTGCTGGCCGACCGCTGCGACGCGCCCTATGTGCACGGCGTGGTCGACAAGTTCGAGCGCGTGGCCGCCACCGCCGATCAGGGCTGGGCCTGCTGGGCCTTGTCCAACCACGATTGCAAGCGCCTGGCCACCCGCTGGGGCGGGCCGAACCCGCATCCGAACCTGCTGCGCCTCGCACCTGCGCTGCAACTGAGCCTGCGCGGCGCCTCGTGCATCTACCAGGGCGACGAGCTCGGCCTGCCCGAAGCCGAGGTCGCCTACGAGGACCTGCAGGATCCGTACGGCATCACGATGTGGCCCGAGTTCAAGGGTCGCGACGGCTGCCGCACGCCGTTCCCTTGGGATTCGTCGGCGCCCGACCTCGGCTTTGCCGGCGTGGCGGATCACGCCAAGCCGTGGCTGCCGGTGTCGGAGAGCCACCGCACGCTGGCCGTCAACGCGCAGGAATCCGACCCGTCGGCGCTGCTGCACCACTACCGCCACCTGCTGGGCTGGCGGCGTGGCCAGGCCGCGCTGATGAAGGGCGACCTGACGCTGCTGCCGATCGACGACCAGGTGCTCGCCTACGTGCGAAGCCACGGCGGCGAGCGGCTGCTGTGCGCCTTCAACCTCAGCGCCACCCCGGCCACGCTCGACCTGAGCGCGGGCGAGACCATCGCCGAAGTCCTGCACGACAGCGGCGCGCGCGGCGCGGCGGTGCAAGGCCGGCGCGTCAGCTTCGAGCCCTACGGCGTGCTGTTCGCCCGCCTGGCCTGA
- a CDS encoding alpha-glucosidase family protein codes for MKAPNNGWWRGGVIYQIYPRSYQDSNGDGIGDLPGITRRLDHIAALGADGIWLSPFFKSPMKDFGYDISDYNDVDPMFGTLADFKVLVDRAHALGLKVMIDQVYSHTADVHPWFVESRSSRTNDKADWYVWADPLDDGNPPNNWLSIFGGSAWQWDTRRRQYYLHNFLTSQPDLNFHCPQVQEAVLASVKFWCEFGVDGYRLDVVNFYFHDRQLRNNPGRGMPDGSDPAVSPVNPYAWQWHHHDKSQPENLPFLQRLRALIDEYPDTTMVGEIGDDDGLARVAEYTGGGDKLHMAYCFDLLGEPHGAPYLHGVFTRFNQVVGSGWPCWAITNHDIPRVATRWGGANPSMGLLRAAVALQLSLRGTACIYQGDELGLPEADVAFEDLQDPYGITMWPEYKGRDGCRTPMAWDSKAADLGFGGAAVNARPWLPVAQSHRALAVDVQGADPQSLLSHYQQLLRWRRGVPALIHGEMTLLSVHPQVLAYLRSHQGERVLCAFNLSDQPVTWDATTAGVVSAVLGDSGAQGAALQGSQVRFDPWGVLFARLV; via the coding sequence ATGAAAGCGCCCAACAACGGCTGGTGGCGCGGCGGGGTGATCTACCAGATCTACCCGCGCAGCTACCAGGACAGCAACGGCGACGGCATCGGCGATCTGCCGGGCATCACCCGGCGGCTCGACCACATCGCGGCTCTCGGCGCCGACGGCATCTGGCTGTCGCCGTTCTTCAAGAGCCCGATGAAGGACTTCGGCTACGACATCAGCGACTACAACGATGTCGACCCGATGTTCGGCACGCTGGCCGACTTCAAGGTGCTGGTCGACCGCGCGCACGCGCTGGGCCTGAAGGTCATGATCGACCAGGTCTATTCGCACACCGCCGATGTGCACCCGTGGTTCGTCGAAAGCCGTTCGAGCCGCACCAATGACAAGGCCGACTGGTACGTGTGGGCCGATCCGCTCGACGACGGCAATCCGCCCAACAACTGGCTGTCGATCTTCGGCGGCAGCGCCTGGCAATGGGACACGCGGCGCAGGCAGTACTACCTGCACAACTTCCTGACCAGCCAGCCCGACCTCAACTTCCATTGCCCGCAGGTGCAGGAAGCGGTGCTGGCCTCGGTCAAGTTCTGGTGCGAGTTCGGGGTCGACGGCTACCGGCTCGACGTCGTCAACTTCTATTTCCACGACCGGCAGCTGCGCAACAACCCGGGCCGCGGCATGCCCGACGGCAGCGACCCGGCGGTGAGCCCGGTCAACCCGTATGCCTGGCAGTGGCACCACCACGACAAAAGCCAACCCGAGAACCTGCCGTTCCTGCAGCGCCTGCGCGCGCTGATCGACGAGTACCCCGACACCACGATGGTCGGCGAGATCGGCGATGACGACGGCCTGGCGCGTGTGGCCGAGTACACCGGCGGCGGTGACAAGCTGCACATGGCGTACTGCTTCGACCTGCTCGGCGAGCCGCACGGCGCACCGTATCTGCACGGCGTGTTCACGCGCTTCAATCAGGTGGTGGGCAGCGGCTGGCCGTGCTGGGCGATCACCAACCACGACATCCCGCGCGTGGCCACGCGCTGGGGCGGCGCCAACCCGAGCATGGGCCTGTTGCGCGCCGCAGTGGCTCTTCAGCTGAGCCTGCGTGGCACCGCCTGCATCTACCAGGGCGACGAGCTCGGCCTGCCCGAAGCCGACGTGGCGTTCGAGGATCTGCAGGACCCGTACGGCATCACGATGTGGCCCGAATACAAGGGCCGCGACGGCTGCCGCACGCCGATGGCGTGGGACTCGAAGGCCGCCGACCTCGGTTTCGGCGGCGCGGCGGTCAACGCCAGGCCGTGGCTGCCGGTGGCACAGAGCCATCGCGCGCTCGCGGTCGACGTGCAGGGCGCCGATCCGCAATCGCTGTTGAGCCACTACCAGCAGCTGCTGCGCTGGCGGCGCGGCGTGCCGGCGCTGATCCACGGCGAGATGACCTTGCTGAGCGTGCATCCGCAGGTGCTCGCCTACCTGCGCAGCCATCAAGGCGAGCGCGTGCTGTGCGCCTTCAACCTGAGCGACCAGCCGGTGACCTGGGACGCCACGACGGCCGGCGTGGTGAGCGCGGTGCTCGGCGACAGCGGCGCGCAGGGCGCGGCGCTGCAAGGCAGCCAGGTCCGCTTCGATCCCTGGGGCGTGCTGTTCGCCCGGCTGGTCTGA
- a CDS encoding carbohydrate ABC transporter permease, with translation MNQRPLWGSVVLYLLAALVVIASVYPFIYTVATSLKSGTALFSSNLIPDAPTFRNYVQLFEGRQPFGRQLANSVLVATVTVVISMLMAITAAYALGRIQFKGKGALLLAILAVSMFPQVAVLSGMFELMQALGLYNRSIGLVVPYTLFTLPFTVWILTTFMRGLPKELEEAAIMDGCGPLRIIFEVFMPLLAPALVSTGLLAFIGAWNEFLFALTFVSDDTQRTVPVGISLITGATAYEVPWGSIMAASVIVTVPLVVLVLIFQKKIVSGLTAGAIKG, from the coding sequence ATGAATCAGCGTCCGCTCTGGGGCAGCGTTGTCCTCTACCTGCTGGCCGCGCTGGTGGTCATCGCGTCGGTCTATCCCTTCATCTACACGGTGGCCACGTCGCTCAAGAGCGGCACGGCGCTGTTCAGCTCTAACCTGATTCCGGACGCGCCGACGTTTCGCAACTACGTGCAGCTGTTCGAGGGCCGCCAGCCCTTCGGCCGACAGTTGGCCAACTCGGTGCTGGTCGCCACCGTCACGGTGGTGATCTCGATGCTGATGGCGATCACTGCGGCCTATGCGCTGGGCCGCATCCAGTTCAAGGGCAAGGGCGCGCTGCTGCTGGCGATCCTGGCGGTGTCGATGTTCCCGCAGGTGGCGGTGCTGTCGGGCATGTTCGAGCTGATGCAGGCGCTCGGCCTGTACAACCGCTCGATCGGCCTGGTGGTGCCCTACACGCTGTTCACGCTGCCGTTCACGGTCTGGATCCTGACCACCTTCATGCGCGGCTTGCCCAAGGAGCTCGAAGAGGCCGCCATCATGGACGGCTGCGGCCCGCTGCGCATCATCTTCGAGGTCTTCATGCCGCTGCTCGCGCCGGCGCTGGTCTCGACCGGGCTGCTGGCCTTCATCGGCGCCTGGAACGAGTTCCTGTTCGCGCTGACCTTCGTCTCCGACGACACCCAGCGCACCGTGCCGGTCGGCATCTCGCTGATCACCGGCGCCACCGCGTACGAGGTGCCGTGGGGCAGCATCATGGCCGCGTCGGTCATCGTCACCGTGCCGCTGGTGGTGCTGGTGCTGATCTTCCAGAAGAAGATCGTCTCCGGCCTGACCGCTGGCGCGATCAAGGGCTGA
- a CDS encoding carbohydrate ABC transporter permease — translation MKNRTRIAWTFLAPMLILMVLVAGWPLGRSIWFSFTETNINDITASSFVGFGNYFGEFGLFANPNYVEGFWASDWGISILNTYKFSIVSVILETLCGLGVAMLLNQEFKGRALVRTAVLVPWAIPTIVSAKMWGWMLHDQFGLINQILLDWGIISAKIAFTADPDYALWTVVAVDVWKTTPFMALLILAGLQTLPKDCYEAARVDGVHPLRVFWKVTLPLIKHPLMVAVIFRLLDALRIFDLIFVLTSNSGSTISMSGFVRREMVDNGNLGYGSAASTSLTIIIFLSALLFMRAARVKLNEESN, via the coding sequence ATGAAAAACCGCACTCGCATTGCCTGGACCTTCCTGGCGCCGATGCTGATCCTGATGGTCCTGGTGGCGGGTTGGCCGCTCGGGCGTTCGATCTGGTTCAGCTTCACTGAAACCAACATCAACGACATCACGGCCAGCTCCTTCGTGGGCTTTGGCAACTACTTCGGCGAATTCGGCCTGTTCGCGAACCCGAACTACGTCGAGGGCTTCTGGGCCAGCGACTGGGGCATCTCGATCCTGAACACCTACAAGTTCTCGATCGTCTCGGTGATCCTCGAGACCCTGTGCGGCCTGGGCGTGGCGATGCTGCTGAACCAGGAGTTCAAGGGTCGCGCGTTGGTGCGCACCGCGGTGCTGGTGCCCTGGGCCATCCCGACCATCGTGTCGGCCAAGATGTGGGGCTGGATGCTGCATGACCAGTTCGGCCTGATCAACCAGATCCTGCTCGACTGGGGAATCATCTCCGCCAAGATCGCCTTCACCGCGGACCCGGACTATGCGCTGTGGACGGTGGTGGCGGTCGACGTCTGGAAGACCACGCCCTTCATGGCCCTGCTGATCCTCGCGGGCCTGCAGACGCTGCCCAAGGACTGCTACGAGGCCGCGCGTGTCGACGGCGTGCATCCGCTGCGCGTGTTCTGGAAGGTGACGCTGCCGCTGATCAAGCACCCGCTGATGGTGGCGGTGATCTTCCGGCTGCTCGACGCCCTGCGCATCTTCGACCTGATCTTCGTGCTGACCTCCAACAGCGGCAGCACCATCAGCATGTCGGGCTTCGTGCGCCGCGAGATGGTCGACAACGGCAACCTGGGTTACGGCTCGGCGGCGTCGACCTCGCTGACGATCATCATCTTCCTGTCGGCGCTGCTGTTCATGCGTGCGGCACGCGTCAAGCTCAACGAGGAGTCCAACTGA
- a CDS encoding ABC transporter substrate-binding protein gives MSFNFKHIAAGVALAFGGIAGAQAATITISCGSNAADVEFCGKYAEDWGKANGHTVKMYSSPASTTDNLALLRQQFAAKSSDLDVIMIDVVWPGVIKDHLVDLKKYSKGAEAKHFPAIVANNTVDGKLLGMPWFTDAGLLFYRKDLVEKYGLKAPGTWEEMATAAKKIQDGERAAGKADFQGFVFQAKAYEGLTCDALEWVASFGGGEIVDKAGNITINNPGAAKALDTAASWIGTIAPAGVLNYGEEDSRGVWQNGNAAFMRNWPYAWSLGQAADSPIKGKIGVAALPAGSGAGAKKAATLGGWQLAVSKYSKNVDAAAALAMYMTSPEIQKKRAVGGSYNPTIPDLYKDADIAKANPFMVELLDVFTNAVARPATATGLKYPEVSNAFWDATHEVLEKKTTGAAAVKKLEGKLKQIKRTKW, from the coding sequence ATGTCGTTCAATTTCAAGCACATCGCCGCTGGGGTCGCCCTGGCTTTCGGTGGCATCGCCGGCGCCCAGGCCGCCACGATCACCATCTCGTGCGGCTCCAACGCTGCCGACGTCGAGTTCTGCGGCAAGTACGCCGAGGACTGGGGCAAGGCCAACGGCCACACCGTCAAGATGTATTCGTCCCCGGCCAGCACGACCGACAACCTGGCCCTGCTGCGCCAGCAGTTCGCGGCCAAGTCGTCCGACCTCGACGTGATCATGATCGACGTGGTCTGGCCCGGCGTGATCAAGGATCACCTGGTCGACCTGAAGAAGTACAGCAAGGGCGCCGAGGCCAAGCACTTCCCGGCCATCGTGGCCAACAACACGGTCGACGGCAAGCTGCTGGGCATGCCCTGGTTCACCGACGCCGGCCTGCTGTTCTATCGCAAGGACCTGGTCGAGAAGTACGGCCTGAAGGCGCCGGGCACCTGGGAAGAGATGGCCACCGCGGCCAAGAAGATCCAGGACGGCGAGCGCGCGGCCGGCAAGGCCGACTTCCAGGGTTTCGTCTTCCAGGCCAAGGCCTATGAAGGCCTGACCTGCGACGCGCTCGAGTGGGTGGCGAGCTTCGGCGGCGGCGAGATCGTCGACAAGGCCGGCAACATCACCATCAACAACCCCGGTGCGGCCAAGGCGCTCGACACCGCGGCTTCGTGGATCGGCACCATCGCCCCGGCCGGCGTGCTGAACTACGGCGAGGAAGACTCGCGCGGCGTGTGGCAGAACGGCAATGCCGCCTTCATGCGCAACTGGCCTTACGCCTGGTCGCTGGGTCAGGCCGCCGACAGCCCGATCAAGGGCAAGATCGGCGTCGCAGCCCTGCCGGCCGGTTCGGGCGCCGGTGCCAAGAAGGCGGCCACGCTGGGCGGCTGGCAGCTGGCGGTGTCGAAGTACTCCAAGAACGTCGACGCGGCCGCCGCGCTGGCCATGTACATGACCAGCCCGGAGATCCAGAAGAAGCGCGCCGTCGGTGGTTCGTACAACCCGACCATCCCCGACCTCTACAAGGACGCCGACATCGCCAAGGCGAACCCGTTCATGGTCGAGCTGCTCGACGTCTTCACCAACGCCGTGGCCCGTCCGGCCACCGCCACCGGCCTGAAGTACCCGGAAGTCTCCAACGCGTTCTGGGACGCCACCCACGAGGTGCTCGAGAAGAAGACCACCGGCGCGGCCGCGGTCAAGAAGCTCGAAGGCAAGCTCAAGCAGATCAAGCGCACCAAGTGGTGA